From one Pirellulales bacterium genomic stretch:
- a CDS encoding amidase: MSITAVSPSHAPSEEIYWQSATELARRIRAGELTAFAVVDAHIRRIEAVNPLINAMVVPRFAAARVEAQAADDRQRRGEPLGPLHGVPISVKECFFVPGTRATIGVDALDEVTSGESVLVSRLRAAGAIVLGKTNIPQLMVMHETDNPVYGRTNNPWCVDRGPGGSSGGEAAMVAAGGVALGLGNDLGGSIRQPAHSCGICGLKTTSWRLPESGSRTNWNGMESLVTAAGPLARHVADLNLALSVLAAPGLEQVDTRIPPVAWRDPADVQLEQLTVGYWTDDGAMQPSPAIRRAVREAADSLAARGMKVVPFSPPDFAEALSIYFKLMSADGGADARRLLGSSRRDKRVAKLLMMARLPGPLRRTLGAMLRAAGQEQIGGLLGQIGGISADAYWQQTSARARYLERFQAAMLAQSIDVLLGPVCALPALRHGASEFLSHAASSSMLFNLLGYPAGTISITRVRPGEESDRQRTSDLAVRAAIDTEAGSAGMPVGVQVAASAWREDRVLAVMQALEDAWYASPEYPKFPPL; the protein is encoded by the coding sequence ATGAGCATCACCGCCGTATCACCGAGCCACGCCCCGTCCGAGGAAATTTATTGGCAGAGCGCGACGGAGCTGGCGCGCCGGATTCGCGCGGGCGAGCTGACGGCCTTTGCCGTGGTCGATGCCCACATTCGCCGGATCGAAGCGGTCAACCCGCTGATCAATGCGATGGTCGTTCCGCGGTTCGCGGCTGCGCGCGTCGAAGCCCAGGCAGCCGACGACCGCCAACGGCGCGGCGAACCGCTTGGCCCGCTGCATGGCGTGCCGATTTCGGTCAAAGAATGTTTCTTCGTCCCGGGAACACGCGCGACCATCGGCGTCGACGCGCTCGACGAAGTCACTTCGGGCGAATCGGTACTGGTGTCGCGGTTGCGGGCCGCCGGCGCGATCGTCCTGGGCAAGACCAACATTCCGCAGTTGATGGTGATGCATGAGACCGACAACCCGGTCTACGGGCGGACCAACAATCCCTGGTGTGTCGACCGTGGGCCTGGCGGCAGCAGCGGCGGCGAAGCCGCGATGGTCGCCGCGGGAGGCGTCGCGCTGGGGTTGGGCAACGATCTGGGCGGCAGCATTCGGCAACCCGCACATAGCTGCGGAATCTGTGGATTGAAGACGACCTCTTGGCGCCTGCCCGAGTCCGGCAGCCGGACGAACTGGAACGGCATGGAATCGCTGGTCACGGCGGCCGGCCCGCTCGCCCGGCATGTGGCCGATTTGAATCTGGCGCTGTCGGTGCTCGCGGCGCCCGGGCTGGAACAAGTCGACACGCGGATTCCGCCGGTGGCCTGGCGCGATCCGGCCGACGTGCAACTCGAGCAACTGACCGTCGGATATTGGACCGACGACGGAGCGATGCAGCCGTCACCGGCCATTCGTCGCGCTGTGCGCGAGGCGGCCGATTCGCTCGCCGCGCGCGGGATGAAGGTCGTCCCGTTCTCGCCTCCCGATTTCGCCGAGGCGCTGTCCATCTATTTCAAGCTGATGAGCGCCGACGGTGGTGCCGATGCGCGGCGCTTGCTGGGCTCGAGCCGGCGCGATAAGCGAGTCGCAAAATTGCTGATGATGGCTCGCTTGCCGGGGCCTTTACGGCGCACGCTCGGAGCGATGCTCCGCGCCGCGGGACAGGAGCAGATCGGCGGGCTGCTGGGCCAGATTGGCGGCATCTCGGCCGATGCCTATTGGCAACAGACCTCTGCCCGCGCACGGTATCTCGAGCGGTTCCAGGCGGCCATGTTGGCGCAATCGATCGACGTCTTGTTGGGGCCCGTGTGCGCCCTGCCGGCGTTGCGACACGGGGCAAGCGAGTTCTTATCGCATGCGGCGAGCAGTTCGATGCTGTTCAATTTGCTGGGGTACCCCGCCGGTACGATCTCGATCACGCGCGTGCGACCCGGTGAGGAGTCGGACCGGCAGCGCACGTCCGACCTGGCGGTGCGGGCGGCCATCGATACCGAAGCCGGTAGCGCAGGGATGCCGGTTGGCGTGCAGGTTGCCGCGAGCGCCTGGCGCGAGGACCGCGTCTTGGCGGTGATGCAGGCGCTCGAAGACGCTTGGTACGCCTCGCCGGAATACCCGAAGTTCCCGCCGCTTTGA
- a CDS encoding FeoA domain-containing protein, which yields MLPSREMLPLQCLAAGQQGRISQLLGSPEQVHRLEEIGMRQGVLVEMLQSGSPCIVRLGGQKLCFRADDLMRVLVEP from the coding sequence ATGTTGCCTTCGCGGGAAATGCTGCCCCTGCAGTGCCTTGCGGCGGGCCAGCAAGGGAGGATCTCACAACTTCTGGGCTCGCCTGAGCAGGTCCATCGCCTCGAAGAGATCGGCATGCGGCAGGGCGTGCTCGTCGAGATGCTGCAGTCGGGTAGCCCCTGTATCGTACGTCTGGGGGGACAAAAGCTCTGCTTCCGGGCCGACGACCTGATGCGGGTGCTCGTCGAACCGTGA
- a CDS encoding FeoA domain-containing protein → MKRLSELVTGQRARVQRVATEDARGIQILEMGVTPGTEIVLVGVAPLGDPLEFELRGYRLSLRKVEAALVDVELL, encoded by the coding sequence TTGAAGCGGTTGTCGGAGCTGGTGACTGGCCAGCGCGCACGCGTCCAGCGGGTCGCGACTGAGGATGCCCGCGGCATCCAGATCCTCGAGATGGGCGTTACGCCCGGTACCGAGATCGTACTCGTCGGGGTTGCGCCGCTGGGCGATCCGCTCGAGTTCGAGTTGCGCGGCTACCGGCTGTCGCTGCGCAAGGTCGAAGCCGCCCTGGTCGACGTCGAACTGCTTTGA
- the feoB gene encoding ferrous iron transport protein B produces MVPSTQTTTVALIGNPNVGKSTLFNSLCGVRQRVGNYPGVTVEKKIGRWVADRRVIDLIDLPGTYSLAPRSPDEMVAVDVLLGRRSDTARVDAVICIVDASNLERNLYLVSQVRELGLPTVVALNMIDVAQARGLKVDVARLERQLGVPVVAVQAHRRTGLDILRRRLVESLGASMPAPASPFPPAFQAEIEHLGSLVNNGHPATSLLPRYLIERLLLDTAGYLETELEHSAARSSQLHSELLLARERLKAAGMPVPAVEAMSRYGWVANVLDGVVERPATRAATASDRLDRILTHRVFGTLVFVALMVVMFQAVFRWAGPAMDGIDVLQSTLAGAVEAALPAGALRSLLVDGLIGGVGSVLVFLPQILVLFLFIAVLEDCGYMARAAYLMDRLMVHVGLSGKSFIPLLSSFACAIPGIMAARVIENRRDRLVTILVAPLMSCSARLPVYTLMTAAFVPAQTFLGGWLGLQGLTMTAMYLLGIVAAVLVALVLRRTILRGPTPAFVMELPAYQWPSPRNVLYRMAERGWAFIRRAGTLIVAVSVVVWALLYFPQRSDELAARWAPQRQAIEQRLADAGADDALRETAEQELRQIDNHLASLQTEQSLLGRLGHALEPFVRPLGWDWKIGCAVLASFPAREVVVATLGILYDLGAEVDVDEDAGRTQLETALRAARWRDTGRPVFNTPVALSIMVFFALCAQCASTLVVMRRETNHWGWPAFTFFYMTTLAYVAALVTYQVGMRLSS; encoded by the coding sequence GTGGTACCTTCGACGCAGACGACGACGGTCGCCCTGATCGGCAACCCGAATGTTGGCAAGTCGACGCTGTTCAACTCCCTGTGCGGCGTGCGGCAGCGAGTCGGCAATTATCCCGGCGTCACGGTGGAGAAAAAGATCGGCCGGTGGGTCGCCGACCGCCGGGTGATCGATCTCATCGACCTGCCGGGCACCTATAGCCTGGCGCCTCGCTCGCCCGACGAAATGGTCGCCGTCGACGTTCTGCTGGGGCGGCGCAGCGACACCGCGCGAGTCGACGCGGTGATCTGCATCGTCGATGCGAGCAACCTCGAACGCAACCTGTATCTGGTGAGCCAGGTGCGCGAATTGGGTTTGCCCACGGTCGTGGCGCTCAACATGATCGACGTCGCCCAAGCGCGCGGGCTCAAGGTCGACGTTGCACGCCTCGAGCGGCAGTTGGGCGTCCCGGTCGTTGCAGTTCAGGCACACCGGCGGACCGGGCTCGACATCTTACGGCGGCGACTGGTTGAATCGCTGGGCGCTTCGATGCCGGCACCCGCGAGCCCGTTTCCGCCGGCGTTTCAGGCGGAAATCGAACATCTGGGCTCGCTCGTGAACAACGGGCACCCGGCGACGAGCCTTTTGCCTCGGTATCTGATCGAACGGCTGTTGCTGGACACGGCCGGGTATCTCGAAACAGAGTTGGAGCACTCAGCGGCACGCAGCTCCCAGTTACACAGCGAATTGCTCTTGGCTCGCGAACGACTGAAAGCAGCCGGTATGCCGGTGCCTGCCGTCGAGGCAATGTCGCGCTATGGCTGGGTGGCCAACGTCCTCGACGGAGTCGTCGAGCGTCCGGCGACGCGCGCGGCCACCGCGAGCGATCGACTCGATCGGATCCTGACCCATCGAGTTTTTGGGACGCTCGTGTTCGTGGCCCTGATGGTGGTGATGTTCCAGGCCGTGTTCCGCTGGGCGGGACCGGCCATGGACGGGATCGATGTCTTGCAATCCACCCTCGCCGGCGCGGTCGAAGCGGCGCTTCCGGCCGGTGCACTGCGCAGCCTGCTGGTCGACGGACTCATCGGCGGAGTCGGCAGCGTGCTCGTATTCTTGCCACAAATCCTCGTACTGTTCTTGTTCATCGCGGTCCTGGAAGACTGCGGCTACATGGCCCGGGCCGCGTACTTGATGGACCGTTTGATGGTGCACGTGGGTCTCAGCGGCAAATCGTTCATTCCGTTGTTGTCTTCGTTTGCCTGTGCGATTCCGGGCATCATGGCGGCGCGGGTGATTGAAAACCGCCGCGATCGGCTGGTCACGATCCTGGTGGCGCCGCTAATGAGCTGCAGCGCGCGGCTGCCGGTTTATACGCTGATGACGGCAGCCTTCGTCCCGGCGCAGACTTTCTTGGGCGGTTGGTTGGGATTACAAGGTCTGACGATGACGGCCATGTATCTGCTGGGCATTGTGGCCGCGGTGCTTGTGGCCCTGGTGCTGCGGCGGACGATCTTGCGCGGGCCTACCCCGGCGTTTGTCATGGAACTGCCGGCCTACCAGTGGCCGTCGCCGCGAAACGTGCTCTATCGCATGGCCGAGCGCGGTTGGGCCTTCATCCGTCGGGCCGGTACGCTGATCGTGGCCGTATCGGTCGTCGTCTGGGCACTGCTGTACTTCCCGCAGCGCAGCGACGAACTGGCGGCCCGCTGGGCGCCGCAACGGCAGGCCATCGAGCAGCGTTTGGCCGACGCCGGCGCGGACGATGCACTGCGCGAGACTGCCGAGCAAGAACTGCGACAGATCGACAATCACCTCGCCTCGCTACAAACCGAGCAAAGCCTGCTCGGCCGGCTGGGCCATGCGCTCGAACCGTTCGTCCGGCCCTTGGGCTGGGACTGGAAGATTGGATGCGCGGTGCTGGCCTCTTTCCCGGCGCGCGAAGTCGTCGTGGCGACGCTAGGGATTCTCTACGATCTCGGAGCCGAGGTGGACGTGGACGAAGACGCCGGGCGCACGCAGCTCGAGACGGCGTTGCGCGCCGCGCGGTGGCGCGACACCGGACGCCCGGTCTTCAATACGCCGGTGGCCTTATCGATCATGGTCTTCTTCGCATTATGTGCGCAATGCGCTTCGACGCTGGTCGTGATGCGCCGCGAGACCAACCACTGGGGCTGGCCGGCGTTCACGTTCTTCTACATGACGACGCTGGCCTACGTCGCCGCGCTGGTCACCTATCAGGTGGGCATGCGGCTCTCGAGCTAA
- a CDS encoding FeoB-associated Cys-rich membrane protein, translating to MQLDWQTCTALAVVAAAAGYLIDRSWRTIGRPRPTGCGQACSGCERSSEAPSPTPPLVSLRSPERP from the coding sequence ATGCAACTCGATTGGCAAACCTGCACAGCACTGGCGGTGGTGGCCGCGGCCGCCGGCTACCTGATCGATCGCAGTTGGCGCACGATCGGTAGACCGCGCCCAACCGGCTGCGGTCAAGCGTGCTCGGGGTGCGAACGCAGCAGCGAGGCTCCGTCGCCCACGCCACCGCTGGTCAGCCTGCGCTCGCCGGAACGGCCGTAG
- a CDS encoding DUF1573 domain-containing protein, with translation MSRRAALAILLLLFGGTTASAQDWAKKMFETTTHDFGTVAAGSKIEFRFKFKNIWKEDVHVASVRSSCTCTTPTISKDLVKTREESELVATFNTKTHVGQRSATLTITFDQPFYAEVQLQVKGYIRSDIVVTPEAANFGTIEMGAGAEKRLSINYAGRSDWRIEGIKDDGCDYLEAELVEKNRVGGNTAYELVVRLTEDAPPGFLKQELQLLTNDRKAPVFPVVVEAIVKSEISVTPSPLVLGKVQPGQKVEKTVVVKATKRFKITDVTCADDCFTFQTKDEAKPLHLLRITFIAPDTPGKLEAKICIKTDLGEHCAPEVLVHANIGEFQAARR, from the coding sequence GTGTCGCGCCGCGCCGCGTTGGCCATCTTGTTGCTCCTCTTTGGCGGAACCACGGCATCGGCCCAAGATTGGGCCAAGAAGATGTTCGAGACCACGACGCATGATTTCGGCACCGTGGCCGCGGGCAGCAAGATCGAGTTCCGATTCAAATTCAAGAACATCTGGAAGGAAGACGTGCACGTGGCGAGCGTCCGCTCGAGCTGCACTTGCACGACTCCGACCATCTCGAAAGACCTGGTGAAGACGCGCGAAGAGAGCGAACTCGTCGCGACGTTCAATACGAAGACGCACGTCGGCCAGCGTTCGGCCACGTTGACCATCACCTTCGACCAGCCCTTCTATGCCGAAGTGCAATTGCAGGTGAAGGGCTACATCCGTAGCGACATCGTCGTGACGCCCGAGGCGGCGAACTTCGGCACTATCGAGATGGGTGCCGGCGCCGAGAAGCGGTTGTCGATCAACTATGCCGGCCGCAGCGATTGGCGGATCGAAGGCATCAAGGACGACGGTTGCGATTATCTCGAAGCCGAGCTGGTCGAGAAGAACCGCGTGGGCGGCAATACCGCTTATGAGTTGGTGGTGCGGCTCACCGAAGACGCCCCGCCGGGCTTCCTCAAGCAGGAACTGCAACTGCTAACCAACGATCGCAAAGCCCCCGTGTTCCCCGTCGTGGTCGAAGCCATCGTCAAGTCGGAGATTTCGGTCACGCCGTCCCCCTTGGTGCTGGGCAAGGTCCAGCCTGGGCAGAAGGTCGAGAAAACGGTAGTCGTCAAGGCGACGAAGCGGTTCAAGATCACCGACGTCACCTGCGCTGACGATTGCTTCACGTTCCAGACCAAGGACGAGGCCAAGCCCTTGCACCTGCTGCGGATCACCTTCATCGCACCCGATACGCCGGGCAAGCTCGAAGCGAAGATCTGCATCAAGACCGACTTGGGCGAGCATTGCGCGCCCGAGGTGCTGGTGCACGCCAACATCGGCGAATTCCAGGCCGCCCGCCGCTAA